One Chordicoccus furentiruminis DNA window includes the following coding sequences:
- a CDS encoding aminotransferase class I/II-fold pyridoxal phosphate-dependent enzyme, translating into MRTFSKSTKLDNVLYDVRGPVVEEADRMISDGIEVLKLNIGNPAPFGFNAPEEVIRDMARNLRDSQGYSNSKGIWSARKAIMQYAQLRGIPNVEMDDIYTGNGVSELINLVMQALLDDGDEILIPAPDYPLWTACATLAGGKVVHYLCDEQSDWNPDLQDMESKITDRTKALVIINPNNPTGAVYPKEILEQIVEIARRHQLIIFSDEIYDRLLMDGCTHTSIASLAPDLFCVTFSGLSKSHMIAGFRVGWMILSGNKAIAKDYIEGIKMLSSMRLCSNVPAQSIVQTALGGHQSVRSYVSPEGRVTKQRDFIYDAINAIPGLSVVKPKAAFYCFPKMDKERFHIHDDMKFAYDLLRQEHVLIVQGTGFNWPEPDHFRIVYLPMMTTLKEAAGKMARFFEHYVQEDTE; encoded by the coding sequence ATGCGCACTTTCAGCAAATCGACAAAACTTGACAATGTCCTCTACGATGTCCGCGGTCCGGTGGTGGAGGAAGCCGACCGGATGATCAGCGACGGCATCGAAGTTCTCAAGCTGAATATCGGGAATCCGGCGCCCTTCGGCTTCAACGCGCCGGAAGAGGTGATCCGTGATATGGCCCGGAATCTCCGGGACAGCCAGGGGTATTCCAATTCGAAGGGAATCTGGTCCGCCCGGAAAGCGATCATGCAGTACGCCCAGCTCCGGGGCATCCCCAATGTGGAAATGGATGACATCTACACCGGAAACGGCGTATCCGAGCTGATCAATCTGGTGATGCAGGCCCTGCTTGACGACGGGGACGAAATCCTGATTCCCGCTCCCGATTATCCGCTGTGGACGGCATGCGCTACGCTCGCAGGGGGAAAGGTGGTGCACTACCTCTGCGATGAGCAGAGCGACTGGAATCCGGATCTTCAGGATATGGAGTCCAAGATCACGGACCGGACGAAGGCTCTTGTCATCATCAATCCCAACAATCCGACAGGCGCCGTCTACCCGAAGGAGATTCTTGAGCAGATCGTCGAGATCGCGCGGAGACATCAGCTGATCATCTTTTCGGATGAGATTTACGACCGGCTCCTGATGGACGGCTGTACGCATACCTCCATCGCCTCTCTGGCGCCGGATCTGTTCTGTGTCACTTTTTCCGGACTGTCGAAGTCCCATATGATCGCGGGCTTCCGAGTGGGCTGGATGATCCTGTCCGGCAACAAGGCGATCGCGAAGGACTACATCGAGGGCATCAAGATGCTTTCCTCCATGCGGCTCTGCTCGAATGTACCGGCGCAGTCCATCGTTCAGACCGCCCTCGGCGGCCACCAGAGCGTCCGGAGCTATGTCTCGCCGGAGGGACGGGTGACAAAACAGCGTGATTTCATTTACGACGCCATCAACGCGATTCCGGGACTCAGCGTGGTGAAGCCGAAGGCGGCCTTCTACTGCTTCCCGAAGATGGATAAGGAGCGCTTCCATATCCATGACGACATGAAGTTCGCCTATGACCTTCTCCGTCAGGAGCATGTGCTGATCGTCCAGGGCACGGGCTTTAACTGGCCGGAGCCGGATCACTTCCGGATAGTCTATCTGCCGATGATGACGACGCTGAAAGAGGCCGCCGGCAAGATGGCCCGCTTTTTCGAGCATTACGTTCAGGAGGATACGGAGTAA
- a CDS encoding BMP family ABC transporter substrate-binding protein, translating to MQMKKAIAMATAVILGASMVSSVAAADSTASAEAAASTTASAEPLTKADVSGLKVGFIFLHDENSTYDLNFINAAKQAASDLGLSDDQIVLKTNVPEGQECYDTAADLADSGCNIVFADSFGHEDFMIQAAQEYPDVQFCHSTGTKAHTEGLDNYHNAFASIYEGRYLAGVAAGLKLNQMIKDGKITEDQAKIGYVGAYTYAEVISGYTSFFLGARSECPSATMEVTFTGSWYDETAEKEAANKLISDGCALISQHADSMGAPTACETAGVPDVSYNGSTIDVGPNTYIISSRIDWAPYYEYAISCVAEGKPIDTDWTGTLSTKSVQLTELNTKVAADGTQQVLDDTMKKLEDGSLHVFDTSAFTVTVSDDKNKNAKVDSDGHLTSYMADVDTDANYEGDTEAVSDGYFHESEYRSAPYFDIQIDGIKLLDTSF from the coding sequence CTGCAAATGAAAAAAGCAATCGCAATGGCAACAGCAGTGATTCTCGGTGCGTCGATGGTATCCAGCGTTGCGGCTGCCGACAGCACGGCGTCGGCGGAGGCGGCAGCCAGTACAACCGCATCAGCGGAGCCTTTGACCAAGGCGGATGTCAGCGGACTGAAGGTCGGTTTCATCTTCCTTCACGACGAGAACTCCACCTACGATCTCAACTTCATCAACGCGGCCAAGCAGGCTGCGTCTGACCTCGGTCTTTCGGACGACCAGATCGTCCTGAAGACCAACGTACCGGAAGGGCAGGAATGCTACGATACGGCGGCGGATCTGGCGGACAGCGGCTGCAACATCGTCTTCGCGGACAGCTTCGGCCACGAGGACTTCATGATTCAGGCCGCCCAGGAGTATCCGGACGTTCAGTTCTGTCATTCCACCGGCACCAAGGCGCACACCGAAGGCCTCGACAACTATCACAATGCGTTCGCTTCCATCTATGAAGGCCGTTATCTGGCAGGCGTGGCCGCGGGCCTCAAGCTGAACCAAATGATCAAGGACGGCAAGATCACAGAGGATCAGGCGAAGATCGGCTATGTCGGCGCGTACACCTACGCGGAAGTGATCTCCGGCTACACCTCCTTCTTCCTCGGCGCCCGTTCCGAGTGCCCGTCCGCGACGATGGAGGTCACCTTCACGGGTTCCTGGTACGATGAGACGGCTGAGAAGGAAGCGGCGAACAAGCTGATCTCCGACGGCTGCGCTCTGATCAGCCAGCACGCGGATTCGATGGGTGCGCCGACTGCCTGCGAGACGGCGGGCGTCCCGGATGTCTCCTACAACGGCTCCACCATCGATGTCGGTCCGAACACCTACATCATCAGCTCCCGCATCGACTGGGCTCCGTACTATGAGTATGCGATCTCCTGCGTTGCGGAAGGCAAGCCGATCGACACAGACTGGACCGGTACGCTGTCCACCAAGTCCGTGCAGCTCACCGAGCTCAACACCAAGGTGGCCGCTGACGGCACGCAGCAAGTTCTTGACGATACGATGAAGAAGCTGGAGGACGGCTCTCTGCATGTCTTTGACACGTCCGCCTTCACCGTGACGGTCTCTGACGACAAGAACAAGAACGCCAAGGTTGACAGCGACGGCCATCTGACCAGCTATATGGCGGATGTGGATACGGACGCCAACTACGAGGGCGACACGGAAGCGGTTTCCGACGGATACTTCCATGAATCCGAATACCGCAGCGCGCCGTATTTCGACATTCAGATCGACGGGATTAAGCTGCTGGATACCAGCTTCTGA
- a CDS encoding ABC transporter ATP-binding protein: MSDTAAVQMRNITKTFGKVVANDHVSIDINRGEILALLGENGSGKTTLMNMLAGIYYPDAGEIYVNGKPATIRSPKDAYDLGIGMIHQHYKLVDVLTATENIILGLKEPGRLDLKAAAERIRAICGEYGFELDPDQKIYDMSVSQKQTVEIIKVLYRKADILILDEPTAVLTPQETEKLFDVLRNMRKSGKAVIIITHKLNEVKEISDRVDVLRRGKFIGDLVTKDTTTQEMTNMMVGHQVELHIHRAEPVNPKTRLEVKGLTVRSVDGVLKLDDVTFSARSGEILGIAGISGCGQKELLESVAGLQPTEQGSIVYVNDDGKREELVGKDPLDIARMGVTLSFVPEDRLGMGLVGNMDLSDNMMLRSFRSGRSAFTDRKRPHQLAEHIVDELEVVTPSVSTPVRRLSGGNVQKVLVGREISSAPKVLLTAYAVRGLDINSSYTIYDLINKQKEAGVAVLYVGEDLDVLLELCDRILVLCEGKVSGVLDARKTNKNEVGLLMTSMPDKPVRQ; encoded by the coding sequence TTGAGCGACACAGCGGCAGTCCAGATGAGGAACATCACAAAAACCTTCGGTAAGGTTGTTGCGAACGATCATGTGTCCATCGATATCAACCGGGGAGAGATTCTGGCCCTTCTCGGAGAGAACGGAAGCGGAAAGACGACGCTGATGAACATGCTGGCCGGCATCTACTATCCGGATGCCGGGGAAATCTATGTCAACGGAAAGCCGGCTACCATCCGTTCGCCGAAGGACGCCTACGACCTCGGCATCGGCATGATTCACCAGCATTACAAGCTGGTGGACGTACTGACGGCGACGGAGAACATCATTCTGGGCCTGAAGGAGCCGGGAAGGCTTGACCTGAAGGCGGCTGCCGAACGAATCCGGGCTATCTGCGGCGAGTACGGCTTTGAGCTGGATCCGGACCAGAAGATCTACGACATGTCCGTCTCCCAGAAGCAGACGGTCGAGATCATCAAGGTTCTCTACCGGAAGGCGGACATTCTGATTCTTGACGAACCGACAGCCGTGCTGACGCCGCAGGAGACAGAGAAACTCTTCGACGTGCTCCGCAATATGCGCAAAAGCGGCAAGGCGGTCATCATCATCACTCATAAGCTGAACGAGGTGAAGGAAATCTCGGACCGGGTCGACGTACTCCGGCGCGGGAAGTTTATCGGCGATCTGGTGACGAAGGACACGACGACGCAGGAGATGACCAACATGATGGTCGGTCATCAGGTGGAGCTGCACATTCACCGTGCGGAGCCGGTCAACCCGAAGACACGCCTTGAGGTGAAGGGACTGACCGTGCGCAGTGTGGACGGCGTACTGAAGCTGGATGACGTGACATTCAGCGCGCGGAGCGGAGAGATCCTCGGTATCGCCGGTATCTCGGGCTGCGGGCAGAAGGAGCTGCTCGAATCCGTCGCGGGTCTTCAGCCGACGGAACAGGGCAGCATCGTCTACGTGAACGACGACGGAAAACGGGAGGAACTGGTCGGGAAGGATCCGCTCGATATCGCGAGGATGGGCGTTACGCTGTCCTTCGTCCCTGAAGACCGGCTTGGTATGGGATTGGTCGGGAATATGGACCTTTCGGACAATATGATGCTCAGAAGCTTCCGCAGCGGGCGTTCGGCCTTCACCGACCGGAAGCGTCCTCATCAGCTGGCCGAGCACATTGTGGACGAACTGGAGGTGGTGACGCCCTCCGTCTCCACTCCGGTCCGGCGTCTTTCGGGCGGGAACGTCCAGAAGGTGCTGGTGGGACGGGAGATTTCGTCGGCGCCGAAGGTGCTGCTCACGGCCTATGCGGTCCGCGGACTCGACATCAATTCTTCCTATACAATTTATGATCTGATCAATAAGCAGAAGGAAGCCGGTGTAGCCGTTCTCTATGTAGGCGAGGATCTGGACGTGCTGCTGGAGCTCTGCGACCGGATTCTGGTACTGTGCGAGGGAAAGGTCAGCGGCGTCCTCGACGCGCGGAAGACGAATAAAAACGAAGTCGGACTTCTTATGACCAGCATGCCGGACAAGCCGGTGAGGCAGTGA
- a CDS encoding ABC transporter permease: protein MTTGKSSGKFHIVKRDALPWYRAWGIRGLALVLSLVVCAIVTMALTGDNPGEVFKTMLYGNFGTQRKFWIMLQELAILLCISLALTPAFKMRFWNIGGEGQVLIGCLAAAACMLKIGDRVPNAVLVVIMVAASLAAGAVWAMIPAICKAKWNTNETLFTLMMNYVATQIVAYFTILWEVPKGSGKIGIINAKTHAGWFPAIGSYKYMLNVLIVAAVTVCMYIYLRYSKQGYEIAVVGESEKTARYVGIKVNRVIVRTLCISGAICGLCGLLLVAGTDHTLTTTIAGGEGFTGVMVAWMAKFNPIGMIFTSFLIVFMGRGASEIATAFSLNQSFSEILTGIIIFFLIGSEFFVTYRLSRKKA from the coding sequence ATGACGACGGGAAAAAGTTCGGGTAAATTTCATATCGTAAAGAGAGACGCGCTCCCCTGGTACCGCGCATGGGGCATCCGCGGACTCGCCCTTGTTCTTTCGCTTGTGGTCTGCGCCATTGTGACGATGGCGCTGACGGGAGACAATCCGGGCGAGGTCTTCAAGACCATGCTGTACGGCAATTTCGGCACGCAGAGAAAATTCTGGATCATGCTGCAGGAGCTGGCGATTCTTCTCTGTATTTCTCTTGCGCTGACGCCGGCCTTCAAGATGCGCTTCTGGAATATCGGAGGCGAGGGGCAGGTCCTGATCGGCTGCCTCGCGGCGGCTGCCTGCATGCTGAAGATCGGCGACCGGGTGCCGAACGCGGTGCTGGTCGTCATCATGGTCGCCGCCTCACTGGCGGCGGGCGCGGTCTGGGCGATGATCCCCGCGATCTGCAAGGCGAAGTGGAATACCAACGAGACGCTGTTCACACTGATGATGAACTATGTGGCAACCCAGATCGTCGCATATTTTACGATCCTCTGGGAAGTTCCGAAGGGGTCCGGCAAGATCGGCATCATCAACGCGAAGACGCATGCCGGCTGGTTCCCCGCGATCGGCAGCTACAAGTATATGCTGAATGTGCTGATCGTGGCGGCGGTCACGGTATGCATGTACATCTATCTGCGCTACAGCAAGCAGGGCTATGAGATCGCGGTCGTCGGAGAGAGCGAGAAGACGGCGCGCTACGTCGGCATCAAGGTCAACCGGGTGATCGTCCGGACGCTCTGCATCTCCGGCGCGATCTGCGGCCTGTGCGGACTGCTGCTCGTCGCCGGCACGGATCATACGCTGACGACCACGATCGCCGGAGGAGAAGGATTCACCGGTGTTATGGTCGCGTGGATGGCCAAGTTCAATCCGATCGGCATGATTTTCACCAGTTTTCTGATCGTCTTTATGGGGAGAGGAGCCAGTGAAATCGCGACGGCGTTCAGCCTGAATCAGTCCTTCAGTGAGATTCTCACAGGCATCATCATTTTCTTCCTGATCGGAAGCGAATTTTTCGTGACGTACCGGCTCAGCAGAAAGAAAGCGTAA
- a CDS encoding ABC transporter permease, which produces MFDLVTFIPRAVMQGIPLLCGCTGETLTEKSGNLNLGIPGIMYVGAISGVIGSFFYERSFEDPSMINPVLGVLIPLLCCVAGSFLMGLLYCFLTVTLRADQNVTGLALTTFGTGFGNFFGGSLIKLTGSSVPSIALSATSKLFAKKLPFAAHTGWFGKVFLSYGFLAYISIVVAFVVAHIIRGTRTGLELRAVGENPSTADTAGINVIRYKYVATCVGSVIAGLGGLYYIMDYANGVWSNDGFGDRGWLAIALVIFTVWRPNVAVFASMLFGSLYILYLFIPTGTNLAVKELYKMLPYVVTIFVLILISLRNRKENQPPASLGRPYFREER; this is translated from the coding sequence ATGTTTGATCTTGTCACATTCATTCCCCGTGCCGTCATGCAGGGCATTCCGCTTCTCTGCGGCTGCACAGGCGAAACTCTGACGGAAAAATCCGGCAACCTGAACCTCGGGATTCCGGGTATTATGTACGTGGGCGCGATCAGCGGCGTCATCGGTTCTTTCTTCTACGAGCGGTCCTTTGAGGATCCGTCCATGATCAATCCGGTGCTTGGGGTGCTGATCCCGCTTCTCTGCTGCGTTGCCGGGTCATTCCTCATGGGACTTCTTTACTGCTTCCTGACGGTCACGCTGCGCGCGGATCAGAACGTAACAGGTCTTGCGCTCACGACATTCGGAACCGGCTTCGGCAACTTCTTCGGCGGGTCGCTGATCAAGCTGACAGGCTCATCGGTGCCGTCGATCGCGCTTTCGGCCACCAGCAAGCTGTTCGCGAAGAAACTGCCGTTCGCCGCTCACACAGGATGGTTCGGAAAGGTGTTTCTTTCCTACGGATTCCTCGCCTATATTTCGATCGTGGTGGCTTTTGTCGTCGCGCACATCATCAGGGGAACCCGGACCGGTCTTGAGCTCCGGGCTGTTGGAGAGAATCCGTCCACGGCGGATACGGCCGGCATCAACGTCATCCGCTACAAGTACGTCGCCACCTGTGTCGGCAGCGTGATCGCCGGACTCGGCGGCCTCTATTACATCATGGACTACGCGAACGGCGTCTGGTCCAACGACGGATTCGGCGACAGAGGCTGGCTCGCCATCGCGCTCGTGATCTTCACGGTCTGGCGCCCGAACGTGGCGGTCTTCGCGTCCATGCTCTTCGGAAGTCTCTACATCCTCTATCTGTTCATTCCCACGGGGACGAATCTTGCGGTGAAGGAGCTCTATAAGATGCTTCCGTATGTGGTCACGATCTTCGTTCTTATTCTGATCAGTCTCCGGAACCGGAAGGAGAACCAGCCGCCGGCATCGCTCGGAAGGCCGTATTTCCGGGAGGAAAGGTGA
- the gdhA gene encoding NADP-specific glutamate dehydrogenase, whose amino-acid sequence MSYVDEVLASVREKNTDQPEFIQAVTEVLESIRPVVDASEKKYRDAALLERLVEPDRVIMFRVPWTDDAGKVHVQRGFRVQFNNAIGPYKGGLRFHPSVYIGILKFLGFEQVFKNALTTLPIGGAKGGSDFDPHGKSDAEVMRFCQSFMTELYKYVGADIDVPAGDIGVGGREVGYLFGQYKRITGSYEGMLTGKGLTFGGSLIRTQATGYGLLYHTEEILRLNGQTLAGKTVSVSGAGNVAIYAAEKAEQLGAKVVTVSDSTGWIYDPDGIDVALLKEVKEVRRARLTEYKAKKPNAVYHEGRGVWTVKVDYAFPCATQNELNLDDAKALVSNGCQGVFEGANMPTTAEATKYLQENGVLFTPGKASNAGGVATSALEMSQNSERLSWTEEEVDSRLKSIMTGIADTIDAAARKYGMPGNYVAGANIAGFEKVAEAMLAQGVY is encoded by the coding sequence ATGTCATATGTCGATGAAGTACTCGCATCCGTCAGAGAGAAAAACACCGATCAGCCGGAATTTATTCAGGCTGTGACCGAGGTGCTGGAATCCATCCGGCCGGTCGTTGACGCAAGCGAGAAAAAGTACCGTGACGCCGCTCTGCTCGAGAGACTGGTGGAGCCGGACAGAGTGATCATGTTCCGTGTCCCCTGGACTGACGATGCAGGAAAGGTGCATGTCCAGAGAGGCTTCCGCGTCCAGTTCAATAACGCGATCGGACCGTACAAGGGCGGCCTGCGCTTCCATCCGTCCGTTTATATCGGAATCCTGAAATTCCTCGGCTTCGAGCAGGTCTTCAAGAACGCGCTCACCACGCTGCCGATCGGCGGCGCGAAAGGCGGCTCCGATTTCGATCCGCACGGAAAGTCGGACGCGGAGGTCATGCGCTTCTGCCAGTCCTTTATGACCGAGCTGTACAAGTATGTCGGCGCGGATATTGATGTCCCGGCCGGTGACATCGGCGTCGGCGGCCGCGAGGTCGGGTATCTCTTCGGTCAGTACAAGCGCATCACGGGCTCCTATGAGGGAATGCTGACCGGAAAGGGACTGACGTTCGGCGGATCACTGATCCGTACGCAGGCGACCGGATACGGCCTGCTCTATCATACGGAGGAGATCCTCAGACTGAACGGTCAGACACTGGCAGGAAAAACCGTGTCTGTGTCCGGCGCCGGCAATGTGGCGATCTATGCGGCCGAGAAGGCGGAGCAGCTGGGCGCGAAGGTGGTCACGGTGTCCGATTCGACAGGCTGGATCTACGATCCGGACGGAATTGATGTGGCGCTTCTGAAGGAGGTCAAGGAAGTCAGACGCGCAAGACTGACCGAGTACAAGGCGAAGAAGCCGAACGCCGTCTATCACGAGGGAAGAGGCGTCTGGACCGTCAAGGTGGATTACGCCTTCCCGTGCGCGACGCAGAACGAGCTGAATCTGGACGACGCGAAGGCGCTGGTTTCCAACGGATGCCAGGGCGTGTTCGAAGGCGCGAATATGCCGACCACGGCGGAAGCGACAAAATATCTTCAGGAGAACGGCGTTCTCTTCACGCCGGGCAAGGCTTCGAACGCCGGCGGTGTCGCGACCTCCGCGCTCGAGATGTCCCAGAATTCCGAGCGGCTGTCCTGGACAGAGGAAGAAGTCGATTCGCGGCTGAAGTCCATCATGACCGGCATCGCGGATACGATCGATGCGGCAGCCCGGAAGTACGGTATGCCCGGAAACTATGTCGCCGGCGCCAACATCGCCGGGTTCGAGAAGGTGGCTGAGGCGATGCTCGCACAGGGCGTCTACTGA
- a CDS encoding deoxyguanosinetriphosphate triphosphohydrolase, producing MLIREELEANERRILDPSASFSDASGGRPRKEEPCDIRTCYMRDRDRIVHCKSFRRLKDKTQVFLSPQGDHYRTRMMHTLEVSQTARTVAKCLRLNEDLVEAIALGHDLGHTPFGHAGERALNAVCPFGFRHYEQSVRVAQVLEKDGRGLNLTFEVADGMLNHGTARHPSTLEGQAVRLCDKVSYIHHDMDDAERAKILREEDIPAHLRDLLGHSTRERLNTFIHDIVSASGDHREVRMSDEVAAAMKEMRAFMFENLYVNPAAKREETKAVSMIQQMYAYYVRHPEKMAEEYIRLIDEGGWEKERVVCDYISGMTDQYSKAKFSELFIPKSWSVY from the coding sequence TTGCTGATCCGTGAAGAACTGGAAGCCAATGAACGGCGGATTCTGGATCCGTCCGCATCCTTCTCCGACGCGTCCGGAGGCCGTCCGCGCAAGGAAGAACCCTGTGACATCCGAACCTGCTATATGAGAGACAGGGACCGGATCGTTCACTGCAAATCGTTCCGCAGGCTGAAGGACAAGACGCAGGTCTTTCTTTCGCCTCAGGGCGATCATTACCGCACCCGCATGATGCATACGCTGGAGGTCAGCCAGACGGCCCGGACGGTAGCGAAGTGCCTTAGGCTCAACGAGGATCTGGTGGAGGCCATCGCGCTGGGCCACGACCTCGGGCATACGCCCTTCGGCCACGCCGGAGAACGTGCGCTGAACGCAGTCTGTCCATTCGGCTTCCGTCACTATGAACAGAGCGTCAGGGTGGCTCAGGTGCTCGAGAAGGACGGGCGCGGACTTAATCTGACCTTTGAGGTCGCCGACGGCATGCTCAATCACGGTACCGCGCGTCATCCGTCCACGCTGGAGGGCCAGGCGGTCCGTCTCTGCGACAAGGTTTCCTATATTCATCATGACATGGACGACGCGGAGAGGGCGAAAATTCTCCGGGAAGAGGATATTCCCGCTCATTTAAGAGACCTGCTCGGCCATTCCACGAGAGAGCGGCTTAATACGTTCATTCATGATATTGTCAGCGCCTCCGGAGATCACCGCGAGGTCCGGATGTCGGATGAGGTGGCGGCGGCGATGAAGGAAATGAGAGCCTTCATGTTCGAAAACCTCTATGTCAACCCGGCGGCCAAACGGGAGGAGACGAAGGCTGTCTCCATGATCCAGCAGATGTATGCCTACTATGTCCGCCATCCCGAGAAGATGGCGGAGGAATACATCCGCCTGATCGACGAGGGCGGATGGGAGAAGGAACGGGTTGTCTGCGACTACATCTCGGGCATGACAGATCAGTATTCGAAGGCGAAATTCAGTGAACTGTTCATACCGAAATCCTGGAGCGTCTACTGA
- the dnaG gene encoding DNA primase — translation MQYSEEIIEEVIARNNIVDVIGEHVALKRRGANYFGLCPFHNEKTGSFSVSEQKQMYYCFGCHAGGNVITFVMEYNHFTFVEALRYLAERAGMTLPEEALSPARRAEAEKRKQQLAALKQAAGFYYYRLHTEAGAPGLAYLRKRGLTDETIRHFGLGYADKYGSTLYRYLKQKGYSDEILRGTGLFEFDEKRGVSDRFWNRVMFPILDERGRVIGFGGRVLGDGKPKYLNSPESSVFNKRMHLYALNYARSSRKGYLILCEGYMDVITMHQAGFTNACASLGTALTAEQAGLVRRFAGEVRLLYDSDGAGIGAALRAIPILKEAGIASRVVSLRPHKDPDEFLRAEGAEKFEERLDAAENAFLFEADQLASGVRRDDPAAWTEFERKLADRLTAISEPLERRNYTEAAAARFSIPQDELEDLVRRRAAMGTPAETFRKPRSLRRPEEKEDADVTAQKLMLAYLAAYPEAYQETKELIDASDFTDPLCSALSKALYAQLEEGGPAEARLVAMFDDPEEQSRAAALFHTSIPVQSAAELDRAFTDTVRRMIRSGSEAAMRQAAGQNMAALSRFIARKKILEQFDRGKLLSLHDPRFENEKRR, via the coding sequence ATGCAGTATTCGGAAGAAATTATAGAAGAAGTTATCGCCCGGAACAATATCGTCGACGTAATCGGCGAGCATGTGGCGCTGAAGCGGCGCGGCGCGAACTATTTCGGACTGTGCCCTTTCCACAACGAGAAAACCGGCTCTTTCAGCGTCAGTGAGCAGAAGCAGATGTATTACTGCTTCGGCTGTCACGCGGGCGGCAACGTCATTACCTTCGTGATGGAATACAATCACTTCACTTTTGTGGAAGCGCTGCGGTATCTGGCTGAAAGGGCCGGCATGACGCTGCCCGAGGAGGCGCTCTCCCCGGCACGGCGCGCGGAGGCGGAGAAGAGAAAGCAGCAGCTGGCGGCACTGAAGCAGGCGGCGGGATTCTACTATTACCGGCTTCATACGGAGGCCGGCGCGCCGGGACTTGCCTATCTCAGAAAACGGGGGCTCACGGATGAAACGATCCGCCATTTCGGTCTGGGATACGCGGACAAATACGGTTCGACGCTGTACCGCTATCTGAAGCAGAAGGGATATTCCGATGAGATTCTCCGGGGAACCGGACTGTTTGAGTTTGATGAGAAGCGGGGTGTCAGCGACCGTTTCTGGAACCGGGTGATGTTCCCGATTCTTGACGAGAGAGGACGCGTCATCGGATTCGGCGGGCGCGTCCTGGGCGACGGGAAGCCGAAGTATCTGAATTCGCCCGAGTCTTCCGTCTTCAACAAGAGGATGCATCTCTACGCGCTCAATTACGCGCGCTCCAGCCGCAAAGGGTACCTGATCCTCTGCGAAGGCTATATGGATGTGATCACGATGCATCAGGCGGGCTTCACCAACGCCTGCGCTTCGCTCGGAACGGCGCTGACAGCGGAGCAGGCGGGGCTTGTCCGGCGCTTTGCGGGAGAGGTCCGGCTGCTCTATGACAGCGACGGGGCCGGGATCGGAGCCGCGCTCCGGGCGATCCCGATCCTGAAGGAGGCCGGCATCGCCTCCCGTGTCGTCAGCCTCCGTCCGCACAAGGACCCGGATGAGTTTCTGCGGGCCGAGGGGGCGGAGAAGTTTGAGGAACGGCTGGACGCGGCCGAAAACGCGTTCCTCTTCGAGGCGGACCAGCTGGCGTCCGGCGTCCGGCGTGACGATCCTGCCGCCTGGACAGAATTCGAGAGAAAGCTGGCGGACCGCCTCACGGCCATTTCCGAACCGCTCGAGAGGCGGAATTATACAGAGGCCGCGGCCGCGCGCTTCTCCATCCCGCAGGATGAGCTTGAGGATCTTGTGCGGCGCCGGGCCGCGATGGGCACGCCGGCCGAAACCTTCCGGAAGCCCCGGTCCCTTAGGCGGCCGGAGGAGAAGGAAGACGCGGACGTCACCGCGCAGAAGCTGATGCTGGCGTATCTGGCTGCCTATCCGGAGGCCTACCAGGAGACGAAGGAACTGATCGACGCATCTGATTTCACGGATCCTCTCTGCTCGGCTCTCTCGAAGGCGCTCTATGCGCAGCTGGAGGAGGGCGGTCCGGCCGAGGCCCGTCTGGTGGCGATGTTCGATGATCCGGAGGAGCAGTCCAGGGCGGCGGCGCTTTTTCACACGTCGATTCCGGTTCAGTCCGCGGCCGAGCTCGACAGGGCTTTTACCGACACGGTGAGAAGAATGATCCGCTCGGGGAGCGAAGCGGCCATGCGTCAGGCGGCCGGTCAGAATATGGCCGCGCTCAGCCGCTTCATCGCCAGAAAGAAGATTCTGGAGCAATTTGACCGGGGCAAGCTGCTTTCGCTGCATGACCCCCGATTCGAGAATGAGAAAAGAAGGTAA